Proteins from one Embleya scabrispora genomic window:
- a CDS encoding DUF6325 family protein produces MAELGPVDAIVLGFPGQRLTSAVLDAFESVEERGDVRLIDALIVVKDIAGVVSSHEVSEFEGLRDMAAELAARELLGLAGAEDAEQIGQVMPPDSLVVVLFVENIWAREVATRIRDSGGRLLSYTRLPQSVLDEAEEALAGSPDGG; encoded by the coding sequence ATGGCCGAGTTGGGACCCGTCGACGCGATCGTGTTGGGCTTTCCGGGTCAGCGGCTGACCTCCGCCGTACTCGACGCGTTCGAGTCGGTCGAGGAGCGCGGCGATGTCCGGCTGATCGACGCGCTGATCGTGGTCAAGGACATCGCGGGAGTGGTGAGCAGCCACGAGGTCAGCGAGTTCGAGGGCCTGCGGGACATGGCGGCCGAGTTGGCCGCGCGCGAGTTGCTGGGCCTGGCCGGCGCCGAGGACGCCGAGCAGATCGGGCAGGTGATGCCGCCGGATTCGCTGGTCGTGGTGCTGTTCGTGGAGAACATCTGGGCCCGCGAGGTGGCGACCCGGATCCGCGACTCGGGCGGCCGGTTGCTCTCGTACACCCGCCTGCCGCAGTCCGTCCTGGACGAGGCGGAAGAGGCCTTGGCGGGCAGTCCCGACGGCGGCTGA